CGACTACAGACTTCGGGTATGACAAAAATAAAAAATGGCAGTTTATACACAGACACTAAATAGAGTCTGTGTATAAATAAACGGTTATTTGTCATTCCCGCAATCCCGAACGCATTCGGGAGTCCGGAATCCTTCTTAAAGAACGATTCCGGACAAGCCGGAATGACAGAAAAACGACCGCTATGCGCTCTACCCTATGCACTTTGAACGATTCCGGACAAGCCGGAATGACGGGAAAACGACAACTGTTCGACTTTATACACAGACTCTAATTATATAGTCTCAAAAAACAAGTTTGCAAGTTTATACCATCCTGAATTAAACTAATTAGCATGGACCCTGTAACACACGGGCTGGCCGGCTATGCCCTGTCGAATCTTTTCAAGCGGGAAAGGGCAACTGTGATTGTTCTCATTGCGGCATCACTTGCCCCTGATTTAGACTACATAACACGTATCTGGGGACTCGATGTATTCCTGAGGTACCACAGGGGAATAACACACGGGATACTGTTTCTTTTTATTGCCCCCCTGGTAATAGGGCTTGCGGCAAGGTGGCTGACCGGGAGGGGGTTCCTGTTCTATTCATTTATCTCTTTCCTCGGCTATGGAGCGCACCTGGCCATGGACCTTACAAACCAGTACCCCACAAGGATTTTTTCCCCCCTTGACTGGTCAAAGTACTCGTTGAACCTGACTTTCATCATAGATCCGTATATAATCGGTGCCCTCCTTTTAATCCTCTTTATGACGTTAAAAAAGGGGACAAACAGACGTACCATTACCACTGTATTCCTTCTCCTGATGATCCTGTATGCGACTTCCAAGTATCTCCTCAGGGGCATCACGGAGGATTTTCTCAGGGAGAGGCTTGACGAGTATCACTATACATTAATCCCCCTCCCGAATGACTTCACGCGGTGGTGGTTTGTTACAAGTTCGGGCAAGCATTACAAGGTGGGGGTTGTAGACCTCCTGACGGAAACCGTGTGCATAAAGCAGGAGTACCTGTATTCAGAGAAGGATCCCGAGGTGAAGGAGTCCAAGGGGCTCAGGGTCGTGAAGAACTTTCTCTATTTTGCCAGGTTCCCAATGCCGGAGATAACGCACACGGAGGAAGGGAGCGTTGTCACCTGGCGGGAACTCTCATACTCTTTCATACCCGGTGAGCACTTTGTTGCCAGTGTCAGGTTTGATAAAAGGGGCAGGGCGGTAGATGAGTATTTCAGGTTTTAGGGATTATGCGGATACTTGACAGGGTTAGGGATACCATCAGGAGGTACTCCATGCTCCGTGGAGGAGAAGGGGTCCTGGTTGCACTATCAGGAGGACCCGATTCCGTCTGTCTTTTACTCCTCCTTAACGAACTCAGGGACGAACTGAGAATCACCCTGTCCGCCCTCTATGTTGATCACGGGTTAAGGCCCGGAGAGGTCCCATCGGAAATAGTGCTGTGCAGGGAGTTGACCACTACCCTGGGTATCCCCCTTAATGTGCTCAGGGTTGATGTCAGGGGCTTCGCCGAAGATGAAAGGCTCGGTATTCAGGAGGCCGCAAGGCTTCTCCGGTACAGGGCCTTTTATGAGGAGGCCCGGAGGCTTGATGCGGACAGGGTCGCCACGGGCCACCATGCCGATGACCAGGCGGAGACCGTGATCATGAGACTCCTTAGAGGTTCGGGACCGAGGGGCCTCTCCGGTATACCGCCTGTGAGGGAGAGTGTTATCAGGCCGATGATAGGATTGAGGAGGGAGGAGATAGAAGGTTATCTCAGGGAGCGGGACATCAGGTTTGTTCACGACTCTTCAAATCTCCAGGATAAGTACCTGAGAAACAGGATCAGGAGGGAGCTTCTGCCTGCTTTAAAGAGATACAACCCCCGCATTGTCGAGGTCCTCGGCAGGACTGCCGATATCCTTCGTGAGGAGGATGGGTATATGGAGATAAAGGTAACAAAAGCGCTTATGAGGTTGATTACCAAGAAGACCGGGGATACTGTTGAGCTGTTCCTCTCACCCCTTGAGAACATGGAGAAGGTGATTCTGAGACGGGTATTGCTTAGGATCGTTGAGGAAACAAGAGGTCTCAGGGGCATAGGGCTTGAACACGTGGAGGCGATTATGGGCCTGATCAGGGCCGGCTCAGCCGGTTCGAGGGTTTATCTGCCCCGTGGTGTAAGGGCGATCAAGGGATACTCGACCCTTACGGTTACATCCGTACGGCCGGGCAGGCTGCCTGAGTATACACTCAACATACCCGGGGAGACGGTTTTGAAAGAGGCGGGGATTGTGCTGATTGCAAGTATGATGGAGACGAAAGAGGCCGGTTCATTTGGTGACGGCAGGAACGAGGCGGTTTTTGATCCCGATACGTTGGTGTTTCCCCTCAAGGTGAGGGCGCGCAGGCCCGGGGATGCCTTTTATCCATACGGCTTTGGCAAGAGGAAGAAGATACAGGACTTCTTCGTTGACGGGAAGGTGCCGAGGGATGAGCGGGATACCGTTCCCCTTCTCCTCTCGGGCGATGACATAATATGGGTTGTCGGCTACAGGACGGACGACAGATACAGGGTGGGAAGTGCATGCCGGAGGGTCCTGAAGATAATGGTAAGGCTGGTGAACAGGTGAAGATGCTGAAATAAATTCATTCTGTGATATAATGATTTTAAGAACGGAAGACATAACCGGGAGGGTATCATGGGTGATGTAAAGACAGGGGATTTCGTAGCAGCTATTTACTCAATAAGCAAGGAACTCGAGGAGTGCCAGTCTCAAATCTATAATGCATTTATTTATAACAAACCTTCTTTTCTTGATGAAGCTGATACGGTTACAAAGAGGGTAATTGATAACGAGGAGCGCCTTACTACTGAACTGCTTGCCGCATGCGGAAAGGATGAGAAGGCCCGCAGGTACTGCACCGTGCCTACAAACCTCGGGAGGATTGCCTTCAATTTCGGGATTATTTCAAGGGCGGTGAGAACCAAGATAAAGGAGGACCTCCTTTTTAGCGACAAGGCAATCTCTGAAGTCAATTTTCTCTTCAACAGGACAAAGGAGATCCTCAATACCCTCAGTGATTTCCTCCTTGCAAGGAACACATACACGGCAAACTACCTGATAGAGTCGGAGAAGGAGATTGAGAGGGCAGCAACCGAGTTTGCCACCCTCCACGAGGAGAGACTCATAGAGGGTTTGTGTCTTCCCAAGGTATCGGGCATATACATCTTGATTCTCGACTCCATTAAACGCATAGCCTGGAATGCAAGGACCATAGCAGAGAACCTCGTCAGGTGAATCGTTCCGTCTACCTCGATACCCATCCCGGTCTGATTGATAAAAAGATAGAGCAACTGGAGGAGATGCTTCGGGACTGCTCCCTCTGTCCGAGGGTTTGCGGTGTTAACAGGACAAAGGGAGAGATGGGGTTTTGCAAGACAGGTGACAGGCCTGTGCTCTCAAGCTGGGGACCGCACTACGGGGAGGAAAGCCCCCTCGTTGGTTCCGGTGGGTCAGGGACGATCTTTTTCACCAACTGTAACCTGGGTTGCCTGTTCTGCCAGAACTACACGATCAGCCATCTGGGAGAGGGCAGGGAGGTGGATAATGATACACTGTCAGATGTGATGGTTGGACTTCAGGGGAGTGGATGTCATAACATCAACCTCGTTACACCTACACACCAGATACCGATGATCATGAGGGCGTTGAGGACCGCCCGGCGGAAAGGGCTCGAGATACCCATTGTATATAACTGCGGTGGATACGAGTCGGTTGAGACCCTGAGGATACTCGACGGCCTGATCGATATCTACATGCCCGATTTTAAGTATTCCGATCCCGAGACGGCAAAGAAGTACTCCTGTGCGGAGGATTATCCACGCGTTGCCCGTGATGCCATCAGGGAGATGCACCGGCAGGTGGGAGACCTTCTGATTAATGATTACGGTATTGCCGAAAGGGGACTTCTTGTGAGACATCTCGTTATGCCCGGAGACGTAGCGGGGACAGAAGGGGTTGTCCGGTTTATTGCAGAGGAGATCTCGCCGGAGACCTATATCAACATAATGGACCAGTACCACCCCTGCCACATGGCCTTTGACCATCCGCCCCTCGACAGAAGGATAACGGAACAGGAGTACAGGAGGGCCGTTGACCTTGCAGTGAAGGCCGGGCTAAGGAGGATAGACGGTGTTAATATATAAGCTGGATCCGTCGAAAAGCAGTGCCGGATTCAGGTATTACACGGATCCGGCGATAAAAAACCTCGGTCATGTCGTCTCCGACAACCGTTTATCACTGTATTCAGGTATTATATAAGCCAAGGGGTCAAAAAACCTGTGCCTGCAAGGCAGGTTTTTTCAGGGCCTGTTTGTCTGGACACGGCGTTTAACCCGACGATGATTAAGAAGAGAGGAAAAGATAAAAAGGGCGATGTATGCCCTTTCTGGGCCGGCTACCTCCTGCTGTGCCCGTTAAGGAATCTCGTTCACAATCCGGAGAAGATTCTCCGTCCGTATGTTAAGGAGGGTATGAGGGTCCTGGATTTAGGGGCGGCAATGGGTTTTTTCAGTCTGCCCCTTGCGCGAATGGTTGGTCCGGGAGGTAAGGTTGTAAGTGTTGATGTTCAGGGAAGGATGACGGAGTCATTGAAGAGGAGAGCGCAAAAGGCAGGTTTGCTGAATATTATAGAGCCAAGGACATGCAATAACACTTCTTTAGGCATTGATGACCTTTCCGGAGAAATCGACTTTGCCCTCGCCTTTGCCGTAGTGCACGAGGTCACAGATGTTTCGGCCTTTTTCTCCGAGGTATACAGGACGCTAAAGGACAACGGGGAACTGCTGTTTGCAGAACCCAAGGGACATGTCCCGTCAAAGAAGTTCGAGCGGTCGGTCGATATTGCTGTTGAAGAGGGCTTTAAAATAATTGCGAGGCCCCGGATCTTCC
This portion of the bacterium BMS3Abin08 genome encodes:
- a CDS encoding radical SAM superfamily protein, with amino-acid sequence MNRSVYLDTHPGLIDKKIEQLEEMLRDCSLCPRVCGVNRTKGEMGFCKTGDRPVLSSWGPHYGEESPLVGSGGSGTIFFTNCNLGCLFCQNYTISHLGEGREVDNDTLSDVMVGLQGSGCHNINLVTPTHQIPMIMRALRTARRKGLEIPIVYNCGGYESVETLRILDGLIDIYMPDFKYSDPETAKKYSCAEDYPRVARDAIREMHRQVGDLLINDYGIAERGLLVRHLVMPGDVAGTEGVVRFIAEEISPETYINIMDQYHPCHMAFDHPPLDRRITEQEYRRAVDLAVKAGLRRIDGVNI
- the tilS gene encoding tRNA(Ile)-lysidine synthase, giving the protein MRILDRVRDTIRRYSMLRGGEGVLVALSGGPDSVCLLLLLNELRDELRITLSALYVDHGLRPGEVPSEIVLCRELTTTLGIPLNVLRVDVRGFAEDERLGIQEAARLLRYRAFYEEARRLDADRVATGHHADDQAETVIMRLLRGSGPRGLSGIPPVRESVIRPMIGLRREEIEGYLRERDIRFVHDSSNLQDKYLRNRIRRELLPALKRYNPRIVEVLGRTADILREEDGYMEIKVTKALMRLITKKTGDTVELFLSPLENMEKVILRRVLLRIVEETRGLRGIGLEHVEAIMGLIRAGSAGSRVYLPRGVRAIKGYSTLTVTSVRPGRLPEYTLNIPGETVLKEAGIVLIASMMETKEAGSFGDGRNEAVFDPDTLVFPLKVRARRPGDAFYPYGFGKRKKIQDFFVDGKVPRDERDTVPLLLSGDDIIWVVGYRTDDRYRVGSACRRVLKIMVRLVNR